A stretch of DNA from Halioglobus japonicus:
TTTCGTCGTTACCGTGGTGCTGCTTGTTAATGAACATGGTGCCGGCAATATCGTGTGGTGATAAGGCTGGTAGTTTCATCGCCAATCACACCCGTGAACAGGCGTTTGATTTCTATGCTCTGGGCATACCCCATGTCGTAAGCGATATACACCAACATTTGGTTGTTAAGGTCTTTCATGCAGCCATCCGGAACCACCCACAGGCCGTCCGGATCGCTGTAAGCAAGCTAATCTACTCCACACTATGTGTACCGACTAATAAACTGAAGTCGGTGAGTGAAACCTGATTTGCTCGAATATAACCAAGCTGCTGATGGGCTCGGATGTTCCCCGCCAAGGTTCACTGCCCCATTATGTTTGACTTCAACTCTCTTGCATTCGACTTAGCATGCTGTCACCAGGCACAGGAACGTCTATGCTCTATACACTGCTACTCCAGCGTCCACACGGGTAAAAATCAAGTGCATTTAGGTCCCAACTCCTCGCGGCAATCTCTGCCCTACGCACCTCAGGTGCCCTCTTCGCGCATAACTCAATCAAGCAGCTGGCCGACGACATCCAGCGTCACTTGACAACGTGTGGCCAAGTCGAGGGGACGCTTACATTAAAAACAATTTTTGTGCGTAATTGCGGTTCCGTATCTATATCGAGCGCCTTTCAAAGCTCACATTTACTCCAACTGCACGTCGTACACGCATATTTTTTATCTCAGTATTTCTATGTACTGGAGGTGCAACCTTGTGACCGCGCTCGGCCACCTTTACAGAGAAATACACATGTGTATCCCAGACTAGCGTGGACTCACATTTCAAGATTGAGTTGTTTGGGCCAGCCGGTTTCAACGCAATCCCAGTTTGATAGATACCCATTTAGCAAATGGCTTTATTGTTAGTTTCTCTTGCTCACAGGCATGCGCGATTTCTGCAGGAACGACATACCATCGCAAATGTACTAGGTGAACACTTTTGATTGCATGAAACTACGTTGGCCACAAGCGTAAAAGCCATTCAGCCCAAAAAATCCAAGCACGAGTGGCGACCGTATCATTTATGAATATTCTCGAATGAGGGTAGACCATGAAGAAAATTGCTTTACGCGTTTATGACGCTTACAACTACGTTTTCGACTCCAGTAAAAATCCACTGCGGCACATACCTGATCCCACTAGCCGAATGTTCATCATGACTATACTCGCGTTTATGTGGAGCGGTGCCTTCGCAGTATATTTCGGTAGTATCATTTATTTTGGGCTCAGCGTTGCTGCGCATATTGTGCTCATTCTCATGTTTTTCTTCACGATGGCGGTGTTTTATGACGCCGAGAAAAACAAGAGTTCCTGGTTGCTCAAGTTACGCGAGAAAGACCTGTAACCGTCATGCCCTGTCGGGCTGCGCTGACACAGGTGTAGATGAACCTCCGATCGCGAAGGTGCCAACTGGCGACGTGCCTCTAGCCAAAGAGAATGAGGCTCAGGGCACCTCCGTGTCATCATCCGGCAACTATGAGGGGTAGGTACTCAACCACGTCGACCTTACGCGATAGCAGATCCAGACGTGTTGGATGTGCACAAGGGTTCACATGAATGGTGGTGTCATTACGTTCATGGGGAGCCCTACCGCCCCTAATCGTTCTTATGTCATGAAGCCAGACTTCTTACGGTTGGGACACATGTCGCTCCGATAACAGCGCTGGACGCAACGGCCAACTCATGGGGCACGCGCGAACTGCAATCACGGTGAGTGGAAGCCACCCACCCGTGCAACCCCATATATGGCCCCCTGTTACAGTCATTTTGCGAGGATATGGCGCGTGATCCGCGGGTGGGCGAGCGACCAATTCTTTATAAACTCCGCTCCCTCGCAACAAGCCTACAGCTCAGTTGGTTAGAGCATCCGACTCATAATCGGCAGGTCGAAGGTTCAAGTCCTTCTGGGCCCACCATTTTCAGCAAAAATCATTGGCTTATAACTGCGTAGAGCACGCGACGATGGTCACTGTCTCTTTGACTGGTGTCAGCAGATGTAGCGCTGGAGAGCGCAATTCCCGCACCTTAACCAGGCAGTGCCCGCTGCCAGGCTCTTTCCCCGAGCAGCTTTCGAAGAGTAAACGAAATGGTATCCATTGAGATGCTGATGCTATCGCTACCAGAATTCACCATGTACAAGCTACCCAACAGTAGCCGGTGAGTCGCAGCCAGACATTTCTCTTTCTCGACAATCTTGATATCAGCAATAACTGGCTCAACAAGGCCCGGCAATAAACTCCGAATTCCGCTTCGTGAACCAGACATGCTTTCATTCTTAGCAACAATTACAGGCAAAGCTGCGCGAATAATGTGGGGGTGAGCGTAGGCCTCCACGAGAATACTGCGTACTATATAGCAGATCCTTTCGCCAACGGTCACGCCGTCTAGCGGTTGCGCAAAAAGTTTGGCTGAGAAACGCCGCCCCCATTCCAGGGTCAGGTCTCTGATGATGAATTCTTTTGTCTCGTAATAGCGATACAAGGTAGCTCGACCAATACCGGCTCCCTTTGCGATATCCATCATATTTACGCTTTCTTGGTCCTCTACATCCAATAGATTCCATGCTGCATGCAGGATCTTCTCCCGCGTGGCCTGCTGGGTACGGCTCATACTTTCGTGCTGGCGTTGTGCGGTCATGAAATTCGGCCCAATGCTGATCGTTAGAAGAACCTATTAGTTGGGATAATACCTATTTATGAGACACGCGTCTTGACACCTTTCTCGGCCTCGATAAAAATGAGACACGCGTCTTATTGCGATGGAGGCAAAAAGTGATTGATTGGTATTACGATAAGTTGCGGGGAGGCGAGTTTGCAGCTGAACTCCACAACTTGCGGCACCAGGCGGATATTGTGCCTGCAATGGCCATGGAGGGCTCCATGTCGATCTTCTATATTGTCGGCCACAAAGCCCTGAGCGATGCCTTCAAGAGCGCTGATTGTTTTCCACCAGGGCATGCCTACCAAATTATTTCCTTACCCTTTATTGGCGAGACCTTCATGTCAATGAATGAGGATCAGCATCGAGAATGGCGCCCTCCAATGACGCCATCTTTCCGTCGCCATGCCATTGATGAGATAGATGAAGACTTACTGGACTCTATTGGCCATGAATTACTAGATCAGATTGAGCCCCAAAACAACATAGATTTCGTTACCGCATTTACGCGCCTATTTGCATTTCGTGTGATCTGCCGACTGCTGGGCCTGCCGATAGAGGAGGAAGGAGAATACTATCAGTGGTCTATGAATTTAATGTTTGGGGGGCGGGACCTGGAGAAGAGCCAGGCTGCGGATAGGATACTTACATCCATTGTAAGGGATGTCATTAATGCCCGGCGTAAAGAACGGCAGGAGGACCAAATAAGTCGTTGGTTAGATACCGAAATTCAAGGACAGCAAATTAGTGATGAATCTATGTTTGCTCACGTCCGGTTGTTCTTTACGGCAGGCGCTACCACTACGTCCGACGCCATGAGCAACCTGTTTCATGCATTGCTGACCCATAAGGATGCCTGGCAGCAATGTGTGGAAGAGCCAGAGATGCAGGTTGGTGCCGTCAATGAACTTCTCAGGTGGAACCCTCCAGTCGCGGCGCAACCGCGCTTCACGCCGGCAGATCGCACAATTGAGTTTAGTGGTGTCACTATGTCACCCAATAGCGCGGTTCTGTTTGGGATTGCTGCTGCGAACCGCGACCCTCGTGTTTTTCCCAATCCAGATATCTTCGATATTAGTCGAAAAGCAAAAAACCTTTTGACCTTTGGCCCAGGCTTGCGTACCTGCCCGGGCATGCATCTGGCTCAAAAGAATTTGGCGTCTGCGCTGCGAATAACGGCTGATCGGTTCCCTAATATTAAGTTGGCAGGTGAGGGAGCAATACCAGAAGGCATCCTTTTGAGAAGTGTTCCAACACTGCCGATATCGTTAAATTAGTAACCTGAGACTAAAAATCTAATTCATGCAATCGAATGCGACCTCAAGCCACTGCATGGGCAACCAGGAACTTCGGGGCCTGCCCAGTTGATTTGAATCGCCGCATGCCACTCTCTGTGCGAGGTCGGCTAGAGAGATTGTTCGGCTCCAGTTCGGAGTTCGGTCTTGAAAAGCTGTTAGAAATCCTGGACATAGTGCCAGCAGGCACCGAAACCGACCCTGGGCAAGTTCGGGATAGCTTCGTTCCTAGCTGTGAGTTCGGTATCGGCCAACAAAATCCCGTAACTTTCTTCAGCTTACTGTTCCAGCCTGGCTCTGTTCGAGCTCCTCATAATCGGAAGGTCGAAGGTTCACGTCCTTCTGGGCCCACCATTTATCTAGCCATTCATAAATATAGATTTAGCTAGTGCGCCCGATTATTCCGGAGATATCGGTTACATCTGGTTATCCATAGTCGATGGGTGCAAAGTCTGACCTTGCCCATGGTGCTGTGGTCTGCGGTTACAGGCTTTTGTGATCATAGCTTTGTTTTTTTGATCTGGACGTCCAGGGTACAGAATCCAGCTTAACCACCGGCGGCCATCTGGCGTTGTTGTCACCCGATTCCAACGCCAGATAACTGCTCTCCATATCACGTGCCAACAACCCCCGGCGCTCCACAAGCCCCACAACTCGGTGACTGATGGCATGCACCAATGCCACCGATGCCGCAGTTACTCGATCGCGATCACCACCTTATTGATGGTACCGGTAAAGCGCGTCTCAACCGGCCCAACGCCAATATCCTCAGCTACGGGCGTTTGGTTATCTAGGCCTACATCAGCGGTCTCATCGGCTGAGAAGATGAGCGGCTGGGTTCGTTCAATACGACCTGAGGCCACTTTCTTGCCATTCACCGTGATCGTCGCATCGCCACCCTGCCCCAAACCGCCACCGTCATAATCGAAGTCCATCACGATAGTGGCCGGCCCAGGGGCGATCGGCTTCTTCCCAGCCACGGTAAATCGCTCAAGACCGAGGAAGTTGTAGGTGTAGATGGGTCTACCATCCTTCATGTAGAGCGACCAGCCACCAAAGCGCCCACCCTGTGTCAGGATCACGCCTGTGGTGCCTTTATCGACCTCTACCTCCGCAGTGATTGTCTTAGAGGTGTTCTTGGAGTTTAAGAACGTATTCTCCAAAATGCCGTTCATGCCTTCATAAAGCGTGAGTGACTTGCGATCGCCCAACAAATCAGGACGTCCAGCGATGGCGGGATTAACGCGCTCTACAGAACGATCATCGATCGGTAATACGTTGTACTTTTCCGCCTCCTCCATGAACTTCGCTTCCATGGCTGCTACACGCTCGGGGTACTTATCAGCCAGATTGTTCACCAAGCTGAAGTCCTCTTTTGCGTTATAGAGCTCCCACACATCATCTTCGAGTGGTTTCTGCTCGCCCGTCTGCCAGGGAGCCCGGTGCAGCACACGTGCGAACCAGCCGTCCTGGTACAGTGCGCGGTTACCGAACATCTCAAAGTATTGAATGGTATGCCGCTCGGGTGCGTCAGCATCGTTCAGGCTGAACAGCAGACTGGTGCCAGCCATGGGCTCCTGAACTGTACCGTTAACGCTGGTAGGCTCGGGCAGGTTCGCTGCCTCAAGAATAGTCGGCGCAATATCGATCACATGGGAGAACTGACTGCGAATCCCGCCACCGCCCTCGATTCTGTCAGGCCAATGAATGACCATGCCGTTGCGGGTACCACCGAAATCAGATGCAACCTGCTTAGTCCACTTGAACGGCGCGTCGAAAGCCACCGCCCAACCCGCCGACATATGCGGAAAGGTGTATTCCCCCCCCCAATCGTCAAGTCGCGGCAACAGATCTTCGACCTTCTCGACAACCTGATTAAAGTAGGTCATCTCGTTGTACATTCCGATAAAACCGCCCTCTGCGCTGGTGCCATTATCACCGGCGATGTAGATAATCAGAGTGTTATCCAGCTCACCGATATCCTCCACGGCATCAACAAGCCGCCCGACGTTAACATCAGTGTGCTCCATAAACCCAGCAAACACCTCAGCCTGCCGCGCAAACAGCCTGCGATGATCTTCAGGTAAATCTGCCCATGCACTGAGATCCTCGGGGCGGTCCGCCAACTGCGTGGTCTCTGGGATGATGCCCATCTCTTTCTGCCTGGCGACAGTCGCAGTCCGGGTCTGGTCCCATCCCTCATCAAACTTGCCTTTGTACTTGTCTGCCCACTCTTTAGGGACGTGGTGCGGTGCGTGGACCGCACCTGTCGCGAAATAGATAAAGAAGGGCTTGTCGGGCGTCATGGACTGCTGTGCCTTCATCCAACCAATCGCCTGATCGGTCATGTCATCAGTAAAGTGATAGCCCTCGACATGCGGCGGATTGACGCGGGTCACGCCATCGTAAACAAGCGGGTACCACTGGTCTGTCTCACCACCGATAAACCCGTAAAACTTGTCGAAGCCCGAGTGAGTTGGCCAGCGATCAAAGGGACCTGAAACGCTCGTTTCCCACGCTGCTGTCTCATGCCACTTACCGAAAGCTCCCGTACTGTAACCGTTCAGTCGGAGCATCTCAGCAAGAGGGGCAACCCTGTTAGGAACCTGCCCGGTGTTACCCGGAAAAGCCGTCGCGGTCTCCATAATGGAGCCCGTATTGGTCGAGTGGTGGTTGCGGCCCGTCTTCAACGCATTACGGGTCGGCGAACAGAGAGCCGTCGTGTGGAAGTTGTTGTAACGCAAACCGCCCTCTGCCAAACGATCCAATGTGGGCGTGTTAATGGGGCCACCAAACGGAGTGGTTGCACCGAAACCAACATCATCAATTAACACGATGATGACATTAGGCGCACCCTCGGGCGCTTCCACCGTAAACAGGGGTGGTGCCTCAACATTGCGGACATCCAACTCTTTAAATTTTGGCGGCGCGGGCTCAGCTATCGGCAGGTGCGAGCGATCCATCTCATAAGCGTGAACGCTCACTGAAAGTGCCACTAGGGCGCCCGATATCCAAAGGTCAAGAAAACGCTTAGAGAGTGAAAAAAATTTCTCCATGATGCCGCTCCTGTGTTGAGTCTTGTTCAGTGTAGTACAGTTTTTAACCATGTACAGACGCGTGCTAAGGCTTCCAGAGAGACTTGGAATTTCTATGAGCAAGCATCCTCATTGCGTCGTGAAACCACCCGATGACCGAGTCTTATAGGCACCTATAGCCAGTATGAGCAGCACCAGAATCCATAACATTGCTCGCGGAGCCACAGGGACTACGTGTGGGGGAACACCAAGATCCCTTGATATATCGGCAGGAGGCGTGGGCGCTTTAGGAGGCAAAGACGGCTCAGACGGCTCAGACGGCTCGGGCGGCTCGGGCGGCTCAGGCAAAGTCTCCGGCGGCTGAGTAAGACATGCAGGCGTGGCAGGTGGGTAGTCAAACGTTTGCTCCACTGCAGGGTTAACACTGAGACGCAATATTAACTGTGGCACCCGATCGTCAGCGACCTGCACCCATTCACCTGAATCTAGCGCCCAACCAGGCCAACCAACGCCATTGCCAGATGCATCGACTACCATGCCCGGCCATAGTAAACGCCCACCCGATGGCTGGTTTAGTAACCGCTGCACCAGCCTGCCACCAGTGCTGAAC
This window harbors:
- a CDS encoding TetR/AcrR family transcriptional regulator, with protein sequence MTAQRQHESMSRTQQATREKILHAAWNLLDVEDQESVNMMDIAKGAGIGRATLYRYYETKEFIIRDLTLEWGRRFSAKLFAQPLDGVTVGERICYIVRSILVEAYAHPHIIRAALPVIVAKNESMSGSRSGIRSLLPGLVEPVIADIKIVEKEKCLAATHRLLLGSLYMVNSGSDSISISMDTISFTLRKLLGERAWQRALPG
- a CDS encoding cytochrome P450; translation: MIDWYYDKLRGGEFAAELHNLRHQADIVPAMAMEGSMSIFYIVGHKALSDAFKSADCFPPGHAYQIISLPFIGETFMSMNEDQHREWRPPMTPSFRRHAIDEIDEDLLDSIGHELLDQIEPQNNIDFVTAFTRLFAFRVICRLLGLPIEEEGEYYQWSMNLMFGGRDLEKSQAADRILTSIVRDVINARRKERQEDQISRWLDTEIQGQQISDESMFAHVRLFFTAGATTTSDAMSNLFHALLTHKDAWQQCVEEPEMQVGAVNELLRWNPPVAAQPRFTPADRTIEFSGVTMSPNSAVLFGIAAANRDPRVFPNPDIFDISRKAKNLLTFGPGLRTCPGMHLAQKNLASALRITADRFPNIKLAGEGAIPEGILLRSVPTLPISLN
- a CDS encoding arylsulfatase, with product MEKFFSLSKRFLDLWISGALVALSVSVHAYEMDRSHLPIAEPAPPKFKELDVRNVEAPPLFTVEAPEGAPNVIIVLIDDVGFGATTPFGGPINTPTLDRLAEGGLRYNNFHTTALCSPTRNALKTGRNHHSTNTGSIMETATAFPGNTGQVPNRVAPLAEMLRLNGYSTGAFGKWHETAAWETSVSGPFDRWPTHSGFDKFYGFIGGETDQWYPLVYDGVTRVNPPHVEGYHFTDDMTDQAIGWMKAQQSMTPDKPFFIYFATGAVHAPHHVPKEWADKYKGKFDEGWDQTRTATVARQKEMGIIPETTQLADRPEDLSAWADLPEDHRRLFARQAEVFAGFMEHTDVNVGRLVDAVEDIGELDNTLIIYIAGDNGTSAEGGFIGMYNEMTYFNQVVEKVEDLLPRLDDWGGEYTFPHMSAGWAVAFDAPFKWTKQVASDFGGTRNGMVIHWPDRIEGGGGIRSQFSHVIDIAPTILEAANLPEPTSVNGTVQEPMAGTSLLFSLNDADAPERHTIQYFEMFGNRALYQDGWFARVLHRAPWQTGEQKPLEDDVWELYNAKEDFSLVNNLADKYPERVAAMEAKFMEEAEKYNVLPIDDRSVERVNPAIAGRPDLLGDRKSLTLYEGMNGILENTFLNSKNTSKTITAEVEVDKGTTGVILTQGGRFGGWSLYMKDGRPIYTYNFLGLERFTVAGKKPIAPGPATIVMDFDYDGGGLGQGGDATITVNGKKVASGRIERTQPLIFSADETADVGLDNQTPVAEDIGVGPVETRFTGTINKVVIAIE